A genomic stretch from Zeimonas sediminis includes:
- a CDS encoding DUF2237 family protein, giving the protein MEPASTARNVLGGPLLACSYDPLTGFTRSGCCETGADDLGRHVVCARVTADFLAFSVARGNDLSTPRPEWRFRGLKPGDRWCLCAARWLEAHQAGVAPPVVLEATHEAALEIIPKEVLLAAAWPAAGSPSRS; this is encoded by the coding sequence ATGGAACCTGCTTCGACCGCACGAAACGTGCTGGGCGGGCCACTGCTGGCCTGCTCCTACGATCCGCTGACCGGCTTCACCCGCAGCGGCTGCTGCGAAACCGGCGCCGACGACCTCGGCCGGCACGTGGTCTGCGCCCGGGTCACCGCCGACTTCCTTGCCTTCTCGGTGGCGCGCGGCAACGACCTCTCCACGCCGCGGCCCGAGTGGCGCTTCCGGGGCCTGAAGCCTGGCGACCGCTGGTGCCTGTGCGCCGCGCGCTGGCTGGAGGCGCACCAGGCGGGCGTGGCGCCGCCGGTGGTGCTCGAGGCCACGCACGAGGCGGCGCTCGAGATCATCCCGAAGGAAGTGCTGCTGGCCGCCGCCTGGCCGGCCGCCGGATCGCCGTCGCGGTCCTGA
- a CDS encoding amidase, with translation MTKPLPPVADLLRDFHSGARTPESLARECFAAIDRLDADINALPTRVDRDTVLAAAERAGKAIRAGDAVGALAGLPYAAKDMHRTAGIRTTFGSPIFADHVPDRNDAVVQRVLDAGAILIAKSNTPEFAAGGQTFNPVFGRTANPHDTTRTSGGSSGGGAAAVATGMTVVADGSDLGASLRNPAAFCGVVGLRPSSVSNPALLPDANGFNTMNTVGTMAPRVADLRWNNRAIHAPMAARPIAAWLDAIEQEAAARRHAAGQRPLRLAFTIDAGGAMPVAAPVRRALERAIERLREHARAGRVELVEAFPDMSDADDCFQVLRAQYFVENLGELYRSDRARMKDTVAWNVEQGLALTPERLAAAAATRSRIFARIAAFLGGFDAWLLPTVQVLPFSHEIPFPTEIDGVPLATYIDWVKSCYWITVSGHPGLSIPAGFEADPADPAKTPLPVGLQLVGHYGRDEALLDVGERIEALLAG, from the coding sequence ATGACCAAGCCCCTTCCCCCGGTCGCCGACCTGCTGCGCGACTTCCACTCCGGCGCACGCACGCCCGAGTCGCTCGCGCGCGAGTGCTTCGCCGCGATCGACCGCCTCGACGCCGACATCAATGCGCTGCCCACCCGCGTGGACCGCGACACGGTGCTCGCGGCCGCCGAGCGCGCCGGCAAGGCGATCCGCGCAGGCGATGCGGTCGGCGCGCTGGCCGGCCTGCCCTACGCGGCCAAGGACATGCACCGCACCGCCGGCATCCGCACCACCTTCGGCTCGCCGATCTTCGCCGACCACGTGCCCGACCGGAACGACGCGGTCGTGCAGCGGGTGCTCGACGCCGGCGCGATCCTGATCGCCAAGTCGAACACGCCCGAGTTCGCGGCCGGCGGGCAGACCTTCAACCCGGTGTTCGGACGCACCGCCAATCCGCACGACACGACGCGCACTTCCGGCGGCTCCTCCGGCGGCGGCGCCGCGGCAGTCGCCACCGGCATGACCGTGGTGGCCGACGGCTCGGACCTCGGCGCCAGCCTGCGCAACCCGGCAGCCTTCTGCGGCGTGGTCGGCCTGCGGCCCTCGTCGGTGTCGAACCCGGCGCTGCTGCCCGACGCGAACGGCTTCAACACGATGAACACGGTCGGCACGATGGCCCCGCGGGTCGCCGACCTTCGCTGGAACAACCGCGCGATCCACGCGCCGATGGCCGCGCGCCCGATTGCCGCCTGGCTGGACGCGATCGAACAGGAAGCCGCGGCCCGCCGGCACGCCGCCGGCCAGCGCCCGCTGCGCCTGGCCTTCACGATCGACGCCGGCGGCGCGATGCCGGTGGCCGCGCCGGTGCGCCGGGCGCTCGAGCGCGCGATCGAGCGGCTGCGCGAGCATGCGCGCGCCGGCCGCGTCGAGCTGGTCGAGGCCTTCCCCGACATGTCGGATGCCGACGACTGCTTCCAGGTGCTGCGCGCGCAGTACTTCGTGGAGAACCTCGGCGAGCTGTACCGCAGCGACCGCGCCCGGATGAAGGACACGGTCGCCTGGAACGTCGAGCAGGGGCTGGCGCTGACGCCCGAGCGGCTCGCAGCGGCGGCGGCGACCCGCAGCCGGATCTTCGCGCGCATCGCGGCGTTCCTGGGCGGCTTCGACGCCTGGCTGCTGCCGACCGTGCAGGTGCTGCCCTTCTCGCACGAGATCCCGTTCCCGACCGAGATCGACGGCGTGCCGCTGGCGACCTACATCGACTGGGTCAAGAGCTGCTACTGGATCACGGTGAGCGGCCATCCGGGCCTGTCGATCCCGGCCGGCTTCGAGGCCGACCCGGCCGACCCGGCGAAGACGCCGCTGCCGGTCGGGCTGCAGCTGGTCGGCCACTACGGGCGCGACGAGGCGCTGCTGGACGTGGGCGAGCGGATCGAGGCGCTGCTGGCGGGCTGA
- a CDS encoding TPM domain-containing protein, whose protein sequence is MRTGLSRVWAHLACDSRAVRRLFPDDALRRIEQAVADGERGHAAEIRIAIEASLPWHRVARGTLPRERALEVFSELRVWDTEANNGLLLYLLVADHAIEIVADRSAAAALGPAAMRQVCERLGEALRAGGPEQGLLDAIGALNGMLAEAFPLLSPEADSNELPNRPAIL, encoded by the coding sequence ATGAGGACCGGCCTGTCCCGCGTCTGGGCCCATCTCGCCTGCGATTCTCGCGCGGTGCGCAGGCTGTTCCCCGACGACGCGCTGCGCCGGATCGAGCAGGCGGTGGCCGACGGCGAGCGTGGCCACGCCGCCGAGATCCGGATCGCGATCGAGGCCTCGCTGCCCTGGCATCGGGTCGCGCGCGGCACCTTGCCGCGCGAGCGCGCGCTCGAGGTCTTCTCGGAGCTTCGGGTGTGGGACACCGAGGCCAACAACGGCCTGCTGCTCTACCTGCTGGTCGCCGACCATGCGATCGAGATCGTCGCCGACCGCAGCGCCGCCGCGGCGCTCGGCCCGGCCGCGATGCGGCAGGTCTGCGAGCGACTCGGCGAGGCGCTGCGCGCCGGCGGCCCGGAGCAGGGCCTGCTCGACGCGATCGGGGCGCTCAACGGGATGCTGGCCGAGGCCTTCCCGCTGTTGTCGCCCGAAGCCGACTCGAACGAGTTGCCGAACCGGCCGGCGATCCTCTGA